The following are encoded in a window of Mycolicibacterium crocinum genomic DNA:
- a CDS encoding sulfocyanin-like copper-binding protein: MKTLRRSRDLAIALGALVVAIGCAVALSIGIAMRHNQLAAGLPYQPGFGMGPGMMGTGQPGTGMMMGPGMMGPGRSPAIPSCSAPALPGTVVDVTLTDMHGMMGPGGMMGPGMMGSSGMIGPGQTGYQGAPMGMIGMMRIVINPATVPPGQVSFRVTNAGALNHELVILPLAKGQYPGQRAIGPDGKVDEAGSLGEASRSCGADKGDENATNPGIAPGASGWTTVNLTPGRYELICNLAGHYWTGMYAELDVSPTK, encoded by the coding sequence ATGAAGACTCTTCGCAGATCGCGTGACTTGGCTATCGCCCTCGGTGCGTTGGTCGTCGCCATCGGCTGTGCAGTGGCACTGAGCATCGGAATAGCCATGCGGCACAACCAGCTAGCCGCGGGCCTGCCGTATCAGCCCGGCTTCGGAATGGGTCCAGGGATGATGGGCACCGGACAACCAGGGACGGGGATGATGATGGGTCCCGGCATGATGGGACCTGGACGCTCTCCGGCGATCCCGTCATGCTCCGCACCTGCGTTACCGGGCACCGTTGTCGACGTAACCCTCACCGATATGCACGGCATGATGGGTCCCGGCGGCATGATGGGGCCGGGGATGATGGGTTCCAGCGGCATGATAGGGCCGGGCCAAACCGGCTATCAAGGCGCGCCGATGGGCATGATCGGGATGATGCGCATCGTCATCAATCCGGCCACGGTCCCGCCGGGACAGGTGTCCTTTCGAGTGACCAATGCCGGTGCCTTGAACCACGAATTGGTCATCCTGCCTCTCGCGAAAGGCCAGTACCCCGGCCAGCGGGCCATCGGCCCGGACGGCAAGGTCGATGAGGCCGGCAGCCTTGGTGAAGCCTCACGCTCCTGCGGTGCTGACAAAGGTGACGAGAACGCCACCAACCCCGGCATCGCCCCAGGGGCCAGCGGGTGGACCACGGTGAACCTCACGCCGGGACGCTATGAGTTGATCTGCAACCTCGCCGGTCACTACTGGACCGGCATGTACGCCGAGCTGGATGTCAGCCCAACCAAGTAA
- a CDS encoding three-helix bundle dimerization domain-containing protein has translation MIKTMDEETQIGHLVARLAAQYPGLPSATVSEVVHELYGRFHGARVREFVPLFVERRARTALDELNVSYVPEERHAEPAAV, from the coding sequence ATGATCAAGACGATGGACGAGGAAACGCAGATCGGTCATCTTGTTGCCCGACTTGCGGCACAGTACCCGGGGCTGCCCTCTGCCACGGTCAGTGAGGTCGTCCACGAGTTGTACGGCAGGTTCCACGGCGCGCGGGTTCGAGAGTTTGTGCCGCTGTTTGTGGAGCGCAGGGCGCGAACCGCGCTCGACGAACTCAACGTCTCCTACGTACCGGAAGAGCGCCACGCTGAACCAGCGGCTGTGTAG
- a CDS encoding helix-turn-helix domain-containing protein — protein sequence MRIDLSPHGGEYDAERRARVHAALGDPARLSIVDRLLLADASPSELQGLLSMPSNLVAHHLRILEEAGVVQRSRSEADRRRTYLQLVPAALEAALPVANWQAQRVVFVCSHNSARSPLAVAIWNRRSTLPAVSAGTHPATKVHPGATKAAKRNGLAIVSHTPVHIDDVVRPGDLVVAVCDNAHEELVADTRRLHWSIPDPAGSDDPDAFDRALDRLSERIDRLLPALRAS from the coding sequence ATGAGAATTGACCTATCGCCACATGGTGGTGAATACGATGCCGAGCGACGGGCACGGGTGCATGCCGCTTTGGGAGACCCAGCGCGGCTGTCGATCGTTGATCGACTCCTCTTGGCCGACGCATCCCCGTCTGAACTACAGGGGTTGTTGTCGATGCCCTCGAATCTGGTCGCTCACCATCTGCGGATCCTGGAAGAGGCCGGGGTGGTGCAGCGCAGTCGCTCCGAAGCCGACCGACGACGTACCTACTTGCAGCTGGTTCCCGCGGCACTGGAAGCCGCACTCCCCGTAGCTAATTGGCAGGCCCAGCGCGTCGTCTTCGTGTGCAGCCACAACTCCGCCCGCAGTCCGTTGGCGGTGGCGATTTGGAACCGACGCAGCACACTGCCCGCTGTCTCGGCAGGGACTCACCCGGCCACCAAGGTGCATCCGGGCGCCACGAAGGCGGCAAAACGCAATGGCCTGGCGATTGTGTCGCACACCCCGGTACACATCGACGATGTCGTTCGCCCCGGCGATCTTGTGGTTGCGGTGTGCGACAACGCCCATGAAGAACTGGTTGCCGACACCCGTCGGCTTCATTGGTCGATACCCGATCCCGCCGGATCTGACGATCCCGACGCCTTTGATCGGGCCTTAGACAGGCTGTCCGAGCGCATTGACCGCTTACTGCCGGCGTTGCGCGCCAGCTGA
- the pstS gene encoding phosphate ABC transporter substrate-binding protein PstS, which produces MRRNGFRWTLCLMGAAALPLTACGSDNSQPGYAKSAHIECGGKQSLTASGSTAQANAIPVFVQAFTAACPGQTVVYTSNGSGAGVSEFLSKKTDFGGSDSALSQERGEYAAAQQRCGSPAWNIPVVFGPIAITYNLSDVPTLVLDGPTVAKIFNGGITRWDDPAIKALNPSAQLPSADILVVYRSDDSGTTDNFQRYLDAASGGAWGKGSGKTFNGGVGLAAKGNEGTSAAVRDTPGAVTYNEYSFAKTERLASAQIVTSAGPAAVPISADTVGKTISSATIIGQGNDLVLDTSKFYTPSSSGAYPIVLATYELVCSKYSDPATGQAVRAFLQSAVGPGQLHLEDHGYFALPPDFQAKVVAAANAVS; this is translated from the coding sequence TTGAGACGCAATGGCTTTCGTTGGACGCTGTGCTTGATGGGAGCAGCCGCGCTGCCACTGACGGCGTGTGGGAGCGACAATTCCCAGCCCGGATACGCGAAGTCCGCCCATATCGAGTGTGGCGGCAAGCAATCGTTGACGGCCAGCGGCTCCACCGCTCAAGCCAACGCGATCCCGGTCTTCGTGCAGGCCTTCACCGCGGCCTGTCCGGGCCAGACGGTGGTCTACACCTCCAACGGCTCCGGTGCGGGGGTCAGTGAATTCCTCTCCAAGAAGACGGATTTCGGCGGCTCCGACTCGGCACTGAGCCAAGAGCGTGGCGAATATGCAGCCGCTCAACAACGTTGCGGATCACCGGCGTGGAACATCCCCGTGGTGTTCGGGCCGATCGCGATCACCTACAACCTCAGCGATGTGCCGACGCTGGTGCTCGATGGCCCCACGGTCGCGAAGATTTTCAACGGAGGGATCACCCGCTGGGATGATCCGGCGATCAAGGCGCTGAATCCGTCAGCGCAACTACCCTCGGCCGACATCCTCGTCGTGTACCGCAGCGACGACTCGGGTACCACCGACAACTTCCAGCGCTACCTCGATGCCGCCTCGGGTGGTGCGTGGGGCAAGGGAAGCGGTAAGACGTTCAACGGTGGTGTCGGGCTGGCAGCCAAGGGCAACGAGGGAACATCCGCCGCGGTCAGGGACACCCCGGGCGCGGTCACCTACAACGAGTACTCGTTCGCCAAAACCGAGCGCCTCGCCAGCGCTCAGATCGTGACCTCCGCGGGACCTGCCGCGGTGCCTATCAGCGCAGACACCGTGGGCAAGACGATATCGTCGGCGACCATCATCGGGCAGGGCAACGACTTGGTGCTCGACACCTCGAAGTTCTATACCCCCAGCAGTTCCGGGGCCTACCCGATCGTGCTCGCGACCTACGAGTTGGTGTGCTCGAAGTACAGTGATCCGGCTACCGGGCAGGCCGTGCGGGCGTTTCTGCAGTCGGCCGTGGGTCCCGGCCAGCTTCATCTTGAGGACCATGGTTATTTCGCGTTGCCGCCGGACTTTCAGGCGAAGGTCGTCGCTGCGGCCAACGCTGTCTCTTGA
- the arsA gene encoding arsenical pump-driving ATPase codes for MTFPEQRFLTDPPRFVFFTGKGGVGKTSIACASAVALAQAGKKVLLVSTDPASNVGQVFGVAIGNTVTEIPAVPGLSALEIDPEQAATAYRERIVGPVRCLLPESAIASITEQLSGSCTTEIASFDEFTTLLTDDTGLVSGFDHVLFDTAPTGHTIRLLQLPGSWTEFLQAGKGDASCLGPMAGLDKHKTTYAAAVAALADPDRTRLVLVARPTRSALREIDRTHHELAALGMSRQYVVVNAVMPQPQGESDPLAAAITRREQSALADISDALSALPQDRVSLKTANMVGLDALQTLFDTNTAADDEMASSSLAPVVDAPLSDLVDDIERSGNGLVMCMGKGGVGKTTVAAAIAVALAERGHDVHLTTTDPAAHLVETLQGGIEHLRVSRIDPIEASDAYRERVMTTKGAHLDDAGRATLAEDLRSPCTEEVAVFQAFSKVIHESRSTFVVLDTAPTGHTLLLLDATGSYHREIARQMGDSGHYTTPLMRLQNPDLTKVLLVTLAETTPVLEAAGLQHDLERAGIHPWAWVINNSVAAAEPTHGLLRQRAGAELAEIDTVRTKYAPRYAVIPLLANEPVGIPALEALTAQQN; via the coding sequence ATGACTTTTCCTGAGCAACGGTTCCTGACCGACCCGCCGCGGTTCGTTTTCTTCACCGGCAAGGGTGGGGTCGGTAAGACCTCGATCGCGTGCGCGTCGGCCGTGGCCTTGGCCCAAGCGGGCAAGAAAGTCCTCTTGGTGTCCACGGACCCGGCGTCCAATGTCGGGCAGGTATTCGGGGTGGCGATCGGTAACACCGTCACCGAGATCCCTGCGGTGCCGGGGCTGTCGGCTTTGGAGATCGACCCCGAACAAGCGGCGACGGCATACCGGGAACGCATCGTGGGACCGGTGCGCTGCTTGTTGCCCGAGTCGGCGATCGCCTCGATCACCGAGCAGTTGTCGGGTTCGTGCACCACCGAGATCGCGTCCTTTGACGAGTTCACCACTCTGCTGACGGACGACACGGGACTCGTGTCCGGATTCGACCACGTGCTGTTCGACACCGCTCCCACCGGGCACACGATCCGGCTGCTGCAACTGCCGGGCAGCTGGACAGAGTTCCTGCAAGCCGGAAAGGGGGACGCCTCCTGCCTGGGTCCCATGGCGGGCCTGGACAAACACAAGACCACCTACGCCGCTGCGGTGGCCGCTCTGGCCGATCCGGACCGCACTCGCCTGGTCCTGGTGGCCCGCCCGACACGGTCGGCGTTGCGCGAAATCGACCGCACCCACCACGAATTGGCGGCCTTGGGTATGAGCCGGCAGTACGTCGTCGTCAACGCCGTCATGCCCCAACCACAAGGCGAGAGCGACCCCTTGGCTGCCGCGATCACCCGCCGGGAACAGTCCGCGCTAGCGGACATATCCGATGCGCTGAGCGCATTGCCTCAAGACCGCGTCAGCCTTAAGACCGCCAACATGGTCGGCCTTGACGCACTCCAAACCCTGTTCGACACCAACACTGCCGCCGACGACGAGATGGCCTCGAGCAGCCTCGCCCCAGTGGTTGATGCCCCGCTAAGCGACCTGGTCGACGACATCGAGCGCAGCGGAAACGGACTGGTGATGTGCATGGGCAAGGGCGGGGTGGGCAAAACCACCGTCGCCGCGGCCATCGCCGTCGCGCTGGCTGAACGCGGCCACGACGTTCACCTGACCACCACCGATCCCGCAGCCCACCTGGTCGAGACCCTGCAAGGCGGCATCGAGCATCTCCGGGTGTCTCGGATCGACCCGATCGAGGCGAGCGACGCCTACCGCGAACGGGTCATGACGACCAAAGGCGCCCATCTCGACGACGCCGGGCGCGCCACCCTGGCCGAGGACCTGCGCTCACCGTGCACCGAGGAAGTCGCAGTCTTCCAAGCCTTTTCCAAAGTCATCCACGAATCCCGCAGCACGTTCGTCGTCCTCGACACCGCACCCACCGGCCACACCCTGCTGTTGCTCGACGCCACGGGTTCCTACCACCGCGAGATCGCACGGCAGATGGGGGACAGCGGGCACTACACCACACCGCTGATGCGCCTCCAAAACCCCGACCTCACCAAAGTTCTGCTCGTGACGCTGGCCGAAACGACGCCGGTGCTCGAAGCCGCCGGCCTTCAACACGACCTCGAACGCGCCGGCATCCACCCGTGGGCGTGGGTGATCAACAACTCCGTTGCCGCCGCCGAGCCCACCCACGGATTGCTCCGGCAGCGCGCCGGCGCCGAACTGGCAGAAATCGACACCGTCCGCACCAAGTACGCGCCCCGCTACGCGGTCATCCCACTCTTGGCGAACGAACCCGTCGGCATTCCCGCTCTGGAAGCTCTTACCGCACAGCAGAATTAA
- the arsD gene encoding arsenite efflux transporter metallochaperone ArsD codes for MPAISVFEPALCCNTGVCGEDVDANLVTFSADMVWLLEQGAAISRHNLANDPVAFAHSAVAKQFLEVAGSEGLPLVCVDDVTVLTGRYPTRAELSRWAALDAPVEGLAGVISLGLSDASSTQCCPPGQSDCC; via the coding sequence GTGCCCGCGATTTCTGTGTTCGAGCCCGCGTTGTGCTGCAATACCGGGGTGTGTGGTGAGGATGTCGATGCCAACCTCGTGACGTTCAGCGCGGATATGGTCTGGTTGCTCGAGCAGGGTGCGGCGATTTCTCGCCACAATCTCGCTAACGACCCCGTGGCATTCGCCCATAGCGCGGTCGCCAAACAGTTCCTGGAAGTCGCCGGTTCAGAAGGTTTGCCGCTGGTCTGCGTCGACGACGTCACCGTGCTGACCGGGCGCTACCCGACCCGTGCGGAGCTATCGCGGTGGGCAGCGCTCGATGCGCCCGTTGAGGGGCTGGCCGGTGTGATCAGCCTCGGCCTTTCAGACGCCAGCTCGACCCAATGCTGCCCGCCAGGGCAGTCGGACTGCTGCTGA
- a CDS encoding ArsR/SmtB family transcription factor produces MPVAPSPPAEPCCPPLAHQPLGADWAGELARMFKALGDPVRLRMLSLIASHEGGQCCVCEIAPYFELSQPTISHHLKTLREAGLLECERRGTWVYYWVVPAAMAQLSAVLALGITPSATTPDSLERTCR; encoded by the coding sequence ATGCCCGTCGCGCCGTCACCCCCGGCCGAGCCCTGCTGCCCTCCCCTGGCGCACCAACCGCTGGGCGCAGACTGGGCCGGTGAATTGGCCCGCATGTTCAAAGCCTTGGGAGATCCCGTGCGATTGCGCATGCTGAGCCTCATCGCCAGCCACGAAGGCGGCCAGTGTTGCGTCTGCGAGATCGCCCCATATTTCGAACTGTCCCAACCGACGATCTCCCATCACCTCAAAACGCTGCGCGAGGCAGGTCTGCTGGAGTGCGAGCGGCGCGGCACGTGGGTGTACTACTGGGTGGTGCCGGCGGCCATGGCCCAGTTGTCGGCGGTATTGGCCCTTGGCATCACCCCTTCCGCCACCACACCCGATTCCCTCGAGAGGACTTGCCGATGA
- a CDS encoding arsenate reductase ArsC: MSTKPSVLFVCVHNAGRSQMAAGFLSALAGDAIEVRSAGSAPGNAVNPAAVEAMAEVGIDISDQTPKILTTDAVEASDVVITMGCGDTCPIFPGKSYRDWVLEDPAGKGVDAVRPIRDQIKTRIEGLITELLTDTADTENRV; the protein is encoded by the coding sequence ATGAGCACGAAACCGTCCGTGTTGTTCGTCTGCGTGCACAACGCCGGACGTTCACAGATGGCCGCAGGATTCCTCTCGGCGCTGGCCGGCGACGCCATCGAAGTCCGCTCGGCCGGCAGTGCCCCGGGCAACGCCGTCAACCCCGCCGCGGTAGAGGCCATGGCCGAAGTCGGCATCGACATCTCCGACCAAACCCCGAAAATCCTTACCACCGACGCGGTGGAAGCCTCCGACGTGGTGATCACCATGGGTTGCGGCGACACCTGCCCCATTTTCCCGGGCAAGAGCTACCGCGACTGGGTACTGGAGGATCCCGCGGGCAAGGGTGTGGACGCTGTACGTCCCATCCGCGACCAAATCAAGACGCGGATCGAAGGCCTCATCACTGAACTGCTGACCGACACCGCCGATACCGAAAACCGGGTTTAG
- a CDS encoding Rv2640c family ArsR-like transcriptional regulator encodes MPKTLPLIDMSSPVCCAPVAAGVMSDEDALHVALRLKALADPARVKIMSLLFGSADGEENSRDLAAAIGVGESTASHHLTQLRNAGLVESTRRGMNVYHRPHRDAVAALCAVLDPNCCS; translated from the coding sequence ATGCCCAAGACGTTGCCCTTGATCGACATGTCGTCGCCGGTGTGTTGTGCGCCGGTGGCGGCGGGTGTGATGAGTGACGAGGACGCGTTGCACGTCGCATTGCGGCTCAAGGCGCTGGCCGACCCGGCACGAGTCAAGATCATGTCGCTGCTGTTCGGGTCGGCTGATGGCGAGGAGAACAGTCGAGACTTGGCCGCCGCGATCGGGGTTGGCGAGTCCACGGCCAGCCACCACCTGACACAGTTACGCAATGCCGGGTTGGTCGAGTCGACCCGGCGAGGGATGAACGTCTATCACCGTCCGCACCGCGACGCGGTCGCCGCGCTGTGCGCCGTACTCGACCCGAATTGCTGTTCCTAA
- a CDS encoding ArsI/CadI family heavy metal resistance metalloenzyme — protein sequence MSRIQLALNVDDIDEAVTFYSKLFNTEPAKVKPGYANFAIAEPPLKLVLLQNPGHGGSLNHLGVEVESSDQVHAEIDRLTNAGMFTEEEIGTTCCFATQDKVWVTGPGGERWEVYTKLADSDSFGTSPQIGTQSDEAACCGTAAHENAPATTQASCC from the coding sequence ATGTCCCGCATCCAGTTGGCGCTCAACGTCGATGACATCGACGAAGCCGTCACCTTCTACTCCAAGCTGTTCAACACCGAGCCGGCCAAGGTCAAGCCGGGCTACGCCAACTTCGCCATCGCCGAACCGCCCCTGAAACTCGTACTCCTGCAAAACCCCGGCCACGGCGGCAGCCTCAACCACCTCGGCGTCGAGGTGGAGTCCAGCGACCAGGTGCACGCCGAAATCGACCGCCTGACCAATGCGGGCATGTTCACCGAGGAGGAGATCGGCACCACCTGCTGCTTCGCAACCCAGGACAAGGTTTGGGTCACCGGCCCCGGAGGCGAGCGCTGGGAGGTTTACACCAAGCTGGCCGACTCCGACAGCTTCGGCACCAGCCCGCAGATCGGCACGCAGTCCGACGAGGCCGCCTGCTGTGGCACAGCGGCCCACGAAAACGCCCCTGCCACAACCCAAGCCAGCTGTTGCTAG
- a CDS encoding ArsR/SmtB family transcription factor, which yields MSKSSEGGCCEVAPLVREPLSIAAAAELAAMLKALSDPIRLRLLSLIASHGGGQACVCDISQGIDVGQPTISHHLKVLRTAGLIDSQRRGSWVYYRVIPEALQQLSTLLGADSLAGIP from the coding sequence GTGTCGAAGTCGTCCGAAGGCGGGTGCTGCGAGGTCGCACCTCTGGTCCGAGAGCCGCTGAGCATTGCGGCCGCGGCGGAGTTGGCGGCGATGTTGAAGGCGTTGTCGGATCCGATTCGACTTCGCCTGCTCAGCCTGATTGCCAGCCACGGAGGTGGCCAGGCGTGCGTCTGCGACATCTCGCAAGGTATCGATGTCGGCCAGCCCACGATCTCCCACCATCTCAAGGTGCTGCGCACCGCGGGGCTGATCGACAGCCAGCGACGCGGCTCGTGGGTGTACTACCGCGTGATTCCCGAAGCACTGCAACAGCTTTCGACACTGCTGGGCGCCGATAGCCTGGCCGGGATCCCGTGA
- a CDS encoding aquaporin, translated as MDTIGLPRRLLAEFVGSALLVTVVVGSGIAAAQLSPNDVGLQLLENSTATVFGLAVLILLFGPISGAHFNPVVTASDWLLGRRAGTGITTRDALAYAGVQIAGAISGSWLANLMFDRRVFEIATKDRITTGHLIGEVVATAGLIALIFALARTGRAGMSAAAVGAYIGAAYWFTSSTSFANPAVTIGRIFSDTFAGIAPSSAPGFIAAQIVGALIGLALIATLYPDIAADADDVVVPHPHADRHPSDPA; from the coding sequence ATGGACACCATCGGTCTGCCGCGGAGGCTGTTGGCTGAATTCGTCGGCAGCGCACTGTTGGTCACCGTTGTTGTCGGATCGGGAATCGCCGCTGCCCAGCTCTCCCCCAACGACGTCGGACTGCAGCTCCTCGAGAATTCGACGGCGACCGTGTTCGGACTGGCGGTGCTGATCTTGCTATTCGGCCCGATCTCCGGCGCACACTTCAATCCGGTCGTCACCGCATCCGACTGGCTCTTGGGCCGCCGGGCCGGCACCGGCATCACCACCCGCGATGCACTCGCCTACGCGGGAGTCCAAATCGCTGGAGCGATCAGTGGCTCCTGGCTGGCCAATCTCATGTTCGATCGCCGGGTCTTCGAGATCGCGACCAAAGATCGCATCACCACCGGGCATCTCATCGGCGAAGTCGTGGCCACCGCAGGATTGATCGCGCTGATCTTCGCGCTGGCCCGTACCGGCCGCGCCGGAATGTCAGCTGCGGCCGTCGGCGCCTACATCGGCGCGGCGTACTGGTTCACCAGCTCGACCTCGTTCGCCAATCCCGCTGTCACGATTGGGCGGATCTTCTCCGACACTTTCGCCGGCATCGCACCGAGCTCAGCGCCAGGATTCATCGCGGCCCAAATCGTCGGTGCTCTAATCGGTTTGGCCCTGATCGCCACCCTGTACCCCGACATCGCCGCCGACGCCGATGACGTCGTCGTCCCCCATCCCCACGCCGACAGACACCCCAGCGACCCCGCTTAA
- a CDS encoding FAD-dependent oxidoreductase, producing MASRHIVAVGGSDAGISAALRIRELDPATAVTVVVADAYPNFSICGIPYFVSGEVTHWTNLAHRTAADLAATGMHVLTDTRATRINVDAHTLDVLGPDRTPDQLAYDALIVGTGAVSARPPITGLSGPDALGPEHGVHLLHSMGDTFAVMDSLQQRNPATAVIIGAGYIGLEMAEALTMRGVAVTQIEALPEVLPTVDPELGALVHAELERHGVEVLTNTAVTAIKRTDNGALTVAAQYDGAPLTRTVDFVLVVVGVRPDTELATDAGAELGVKGAIAVDDTMRTNLTDVFAAGDCVHTHHRMVGLTWLPLGTTAHKQGRVAGENAIGGRARFAGSLGTQVVKVFDLVAARTGLREHEALAAQRGWQPVSTTATPDDHKAYYPGATPIHIRITGDDTTGTLLGAQLIGHRSAEVSKRVDTYAAALFHHMTVDALSELDLSYTPPLGSPWDATQMAAQAWVREHQLAQRQENFAG from the coding sequence ATGGCATCTCGCCATATCGTCGCGGTCGGCGGCAGCGATGCCGGCATCAGTGCGGCACTGCGCATCCGCGAACTCGACCCCGCCACCGCGGTCACCGTCGTCGTCGCCGACGCCTACCCCAACTTCTCCATCTGCGGCATCCCTTACTTCGTCTCCGGTGAAGTCACCCACTGGACCAACCTTGCCCACCGCACCGCAGCCGACCTGGCCGCCACCGGCATGCACGTTCTCACCGATACCCGCGCCACCCGCATCAATGTCGACGCCCACACCCTCGACGTGCTCGGCCCAGACCGCACCCCCGACCAGCTCGCCTACGACGCCCTGATCGTGGGCACCGGCGCCGTCAGTGCCCGCCCACCCATCACCGGACTCAGCGGACCCGACGCGCTCGGCCCTGAGCACGGCGTGCACCTTCTGCACTCCATGGGCGACACCTTCGCCGTCATGGACTCACTACAGCAACGCAATCCGGCCACTGCGGTCATCATCGGCGCCGGCTACATCGGCCTGGAGATGGCGGAAGCACTCACCATGCGCGGCGTTGCCGTCACCCAGATCGAAGCCCTGCCCGAAGTGCTGCCGACCGTCGACCCCGAACTCGGCGCCCTGGTCCACGCCGAGCTCGAGCGCCACGGTGTCGAGGTCCTCACCAACACCGCCGTCACCGCCATTAAGCGGACCGACAACGGCGCCTTGACCGTCGCCGCTCAGTATGACGGCGCACCATTAACCCGCACAGTTGATTTCGTCCTCGTCGTGGTCGGCGTGCGACCCGACACCGAACTGGCCACCGACGCCGGCGCCGAACTCGGCGTCAAAGGCGCCATCGCTGTCGATGACACCATGCGCACTAATCTGACTGACGTTTTCGCGGCCGGAGACTGCGTGCACACCCACCACCGAATGGTGGGCCTCACCTGGCTACCCCTTGGCACCACCGCGCACAAACAGGGCCGCGTCGCTGGTGAAAACGCCATCGGCGGGCGGGCGCGCTTCGCCGGGAGCCTCGGCACTCAAGTCGTCAAGGTTTTCGACCTCGTCGCCGCCCGCACCGGCCTACGCGAACACGAAGCCCTGGCGGCACAACGAGGTTGGCAGCCGGTCAGCACCACCGCCACTCCCGACGACCACAAGGCCTACTACCCCGGAGCAACACCCATCCACATCCGCATCACCGGCGACGACACCACCGGCACGCTGCTCGGCGCACAACTCATCGGCCACCGCAGCGCCGAAGTATCCAAACGTGTCGACACCTACGCCGCCGCCCTGTTCCACCACATGACCGTCGACGCGCTCAGCGAACTCGACCTGTCCTACACCCCGCCTCTCGGTTCACCATGGGACGCCACCCAGATGGCCGCCCAAGCCTGGGTACGCGAACACCAACTCGCCCAACGGCAAGAGAATTTCGCGGGGTAG
- a CDS encoding DinB family protein: MAESLTDRAALAADLERARSDFRHLLAVADDDWNRPTQGTRWTNEQLLFHMVFGYMVVRRLLFLVRLFGRLPDRVSRGFARMLDAATRPFHAINYYGSCTAALVYNRSRMGKKMDREIGKLRRSLASADDGAFGRGMHYPPGWDPYFRGYMTLADVYGYPGQHYDHHRKQLTLSRM; this comes from the coding sequence ATGGCGGAATCCCTCACCGATCGGGCAGCACTTGCCGCAGATCTGGAACGTGCCCGTAGCGACTTCCGGCATCTGTTGGCCGTTGCGGATGATGACTGGAACAGACCCACTCAGGGCACTCGCTGGACCAACGAACAGCTGTTGTTCCACATGGTGTTCGGCTACATGGTCGTGCGGCGGCTCCTGTTTCTCGTGCGCTTATTCGGGCGGCTGCCCGACCGGGTCAGCCGTGGCTTTGCGCGCATGCTCGACGCTGCCACTCGACCGTTTCACGCAATCAACTACTACGGATCCTGCACGGCAGCACTGGTTTACAACCGAAGCCGAATGGGCAAGAAGATGGACCGCGAAATCGGCAAGCTACGGCGGTCGCTCGCCAGCGCGGATGACGGCGCGTTCGGCCGCGGAATGCATTACCCACCCGGTTGGGACCCCTATTTCCGGGGCTACATGACGCTCGCGGACGTCTATGGCTATCCGGGCCAGCACTACGATCACCATCGGAAGCAGCTAACACTCAGCCGAATGTGA
- a CDS encoding Imm61 family immunity protein, protein MSRTDGSPIAAARDPALSLVKLVPLSHFMRYDLPALKHSFLDENGAPLPA, encoded by the coding sequence TTGAGCCGGACCGACGGCAGCCCGATCGCTGCGGCGCGCGATCCCGCGCTGAGCCTGGTGAAGCTCGTCCCGCTCTCGCACTTCATGCGATACGACCTGCCCGCCCTCAAACACTCGTTCCTGGACGAGAACGGCGCTCCCCTGCCCGCATGA